Genomic DNA from Deltaproteobacteria bacterium:
TTTACAAGATTATTGTTTTGCCTCAATACAAGGCTCAGTCCCTGGTCGAACATATAGAGGCGGGATGGAACATATTCAGCTATGCCCTGGGCCACTACCTGAAGATTGTACCGCCCCAGATGCGCACTGGAAATCAATGGTACCGAGGTACTGCCGATTCAGTACGTCAAAACATCTACCTCATAGAACGAGACACCTCCGAAAATGACCATGTACTTGTCCTTTCCGGTGACCACATCTACAAGATGGACTACAGCCACCTGAAGACCTATCATCAAGAAAGGGACGCAGATATTACAGTTTCGGTTATTGAGGTACCTATTTCCGAGGCCCACCGGTTTGGGGTTTTAGAAGTTGCTGAAGACTACCGGATTACTGGTTTCCAGGAAAAGCCTCGATCTGCCATGCCAATTCCCGGAGATCCTGATCGTGCCCTGGCTTCCATGGGGATTTACATGTTCAAGGTCCCTGTGTTGGTGGACATTCTGAAGGCCTCGGACAAGGATGACTTTGGCAGGGATATCATTCCTGAAGCCATAAAAAGATATTCCCTTCACGCGTTTCCCTATAAAAAGGAAAACCGAATTGAGGATTTCGTTTATACCGTCAAGGAGGATGGCAGCCGTGTTCGTGTCCTAAATCCTTGCATACAGGATTCTTCGTATTGGCGTGATGTCGGGGATCTGGACGCCTACTGGAATGCAAACATGGATTTGACCGGAGTGGAGCCAGCCTTTAACTTGTACGGCGCCAAATGGCCTTTGAGGACTTTTCAGGCACAGTATCCGCCGGTAAAGACCGTCTTTAAGAATACCGATGCCGACAGAATAGGCATGGCATTGGATTCTATAGTATCGCATGGAACGATCATAAGCGGTGGCGTCGTAAAGAACTCGGTCCTCTCCTATAATGTCATGGTAAGAAGTTATTCAGAGG
This window encodes:
- the glgC gene encoding glucose-1-phosphate adenylyltransferase, which gives rise to MRDVIALIMAGGRGERLCPLTKDRSKPAVPFGGIYRIIDVTLSNCINSNIYKIIVLPQYKAQSLVEHIEAGWNIFSYALGHYLKIVPPQMRTGNQWYRGTADSVRQNIYLIERDTSENDHVLVLSGDHIYKMDYSHLKTYHQERDADITVSVIEVPISEAHRFGVLEVAEDYRITGFQEKPRSAMPIPGDPDRALASMGIYMFKVPVLVDILKASDKDDFGRDIIPEAIKRYSLHAFPYKKENRIEDFVYTVKEDGSRVRVLNPCIQDSSYWRDVGDLDAYWNANMDLTGVEPAFNLYGAKWPLRTFQAQYPPVKTVFKNTDADRIGMALDSIVSHGTIISGGVVKNSVLSYNVMVRSYSEVRESVIMSHVEIGRYCRIMKAIIDKKNIIPPNTEIGYDPEEDRKRFTVTPRGIVVVAKGTFK